One Seleniivibrio woodruffii DNA window includes the following coding sequences:
- a CDS encoding FAD-dependent oxidoreductase, which translates to MAQVCYGYYKDTKIDNRGKEKAEWTESPFKTPDEYRDKPLKVFIDWDGFLVFDENADILAALANYMLEISGFGCCGRCFPGRVGTRLLAEQLMKMRAGACESSDIEKAVEMSDSIFNSAKCTVAPTSTIPVRLFLTHFKDQISKQASKDGMEFFRKVTAPCTAGCPANVQIPEFIEQIKDHRYEDALAIIRETMPLPGVCGRVCPHPCEANCRRGLVDDTPVSIMVLKRAPWDFEYYNNKAPKLPAKAPAKGKKVGIVGAGPAGLTAAFYLALMGYSVKIYEWMQEPGGMVALGIPDYRQPRHLLRREVEVIQSLGVEIEYGKKLGGDKDDITLDYLKKNYDAVLITIGAWKSRDMGIEGEKDGYEGVFPSGIGFLREQAEGKDTGVKGKKVIVVGGGNTAIDCVRVAMREGSTDVNLVYRRSRAEMPAEQWEIDDAIEEGVNFHFLWNPTKIIAENGKVVGVEVVEMVLGEPDESGRRKPEPKAGSEKIIPCDVIIPAIGQFTDLTFLTEKDGIAVTKWNTFKVRDDLYDTTDPKVFSAGDCEWGPMTVVKAIGAARWSAIMIDRFLESGQPYLTEQETLEVSLYKNKVFDKAEKVCSMETPTIHRVHQEKMSGEDRRNNYEEVEKPFTLQQAYDEATRCLRCVRMAMVGLGTK; encoded by the coding sequence ATGGCACAAGTTTGCTACGGGTACTATAAGGATACCAAAATAGACAACAGAGGCAAAGAGAAGGCGGAGTGGACAGAATCGCCTTTTAAGACGCCTGATGAGTACAGAGACAAACCCCTTAAAGTATTTATTGACTGGGACGGCTTTCTGGTGTTTGACGAAAATGCCGACATTCTGGCGGCTCTTGCCAACTACATGCTTGAGATAAGCGGTTTCGGCTGCTGCGGACGCTGTTTCCCCGGCAGAGTAGGTACACGCCTTCTGGCCGAACAGCTTATGAAAATGCGGGCAGGCGCCTGCGAAAGCTCCGATATTGAAAAAGCGGTGGAGATGTCGGACTCCATATTCAATTCTGCCAAATGTACAGTGGCACCCACATCCACCATCCCTGTCAGGCTTTTCCTGACACACTTCAAGGATCAGATATCAAAACAGGCCAGCAAGGACGGAATGGAGTTTTTCCGCAAGGTGACAGCACCCTGCACGGCCGGATGTCCTGCCAACGTTCAGATCCCCGAGTTCATTGAGCAGATAAAAGACCACAGATATGAGGATGCGCTGGCTATCATCAGAGAGACCATGCCGCTTCCCGGCGTCTGCGGACGTGTCTGCCCCCACCCCTGCGAGGCAAACTGCCGCCGTGGACTTGTTGACGACACACCTGTCAGCATCATGGTGCTCAAGCGTGCCCCCTGGGATTTTGAATATTACAACAACAAAGCTCCGAAACTCCCCGCAAAAGCCCCCGCAAAGGGCAAAAAAGTGGGAATCGTGGGTGCGGGTCCCGCAGGTCTCACTGCGGCTTTCTATCTTGCGCTCATGGGCTATTCGGTGAAGATATACGAATGGATGCAGGAACCGGGCGGAATGGTGGCTCTGGGTATTCCGGACTACAGACAGCCCCGACACCTGCTGCGCCGTGAGGTGGAGGTTATCCAGTCACTCGGCGTTGAGATTGAATACGGTAAAAAACTCGGCGGTGATAAGGACGACATCACCCTCGATTATCTTAAAAAGAATTATGATGCGGTGCTTATCACCATCGGTGCATGGAAGTCCAGAGACATGGGCATCGAAGGCGAGAAGGACGGATACGAAGGCGTTTTCCCCAGCGGTATCGGTTTCCTGCGTGAGCAGGCAGAGGGCAAGGACACAGGAGTCAAGGGCAAGAAAGTAATCGTCGTGGGCGGCGGTAACACTGCCATCGACTGCGTCCGTGTTGCCATGCGTGAAGGCTCCACAGACGTTAACCTTGTCTACAGACGTTCCCGTGCGGAAATGCCCGCCGAGCAGTGGGAGATCGACGATGCTATTGAAGAGGGAGTAAATTTCCACTTCCTCTGGAACCCCACGAAAATCATCGCCGAAAACGGCAAGGTTGTGGGCGTTGAGGTTGTCGAGATGGTTCTGGGCGAACCGGACGAATCCGGCAGACGCAAACCCGAACCCAAAGCAGGTTCTGAAAAGATAATCCCCTGCGACGTTATCATTCCCGCCATCGGTCAGTTCACAGACCTGACCTTCCTGACGGAAAAAGACGGCATCGCCGTTACAAAATGGAACACATTCAAGGTCAGAGACGACCTTTACGATACCACAGACCCGAAAGTATTCTCCGCAGGCGACTGCGAATGGGGTCCCATGACGGTTGTTAAGGCCATCGGCGCAGCCCGCTGGTCGGCGATCATGATAGACCGCTTCCTTGAGTCCGGACAGCCCTATCTCACAGAGCAGGAGACCCTTGAAGTTTCCCTTTATAAGAACAAGGTGTTCGACAAGGCCGAAAAGGTCTGCTCAATGGAGACACCCACCATCCACAGGGTTCATCAGGAGAAGATGTCGGGCGAGGACAGACGCAACAACTATGAAGAGGTGGAGAAACCCTTCACACTTCAGCAGGCTTATGACGAAGCCACCAGATGCTTACGCTGCGTGCGTATGGCTATGGTCGGTCTCGGAACGAAGTAA
- a CDS encoding methionyl-tRNA formyltransferase: protein MTDITLFTANVTGMMLLEDLRAAGIFPRVVTYAKGFQRTGLACDFSRFERDFIITYLSTNNYDECRDVLGETGLPVCVDFTKDFFETADFPVVYAHPSLLPLYRGYSAVTEQFERGAAIGGATFYIRSERVDGGDIIYQTPLRIDFEDYPEDYLAKYAIACADFIKELTGKPLDAFDKRPQDEAAAVYLQRKRTRDALIDFNRDAFSLYNHIRAYSKPYFGAYFLCKGEKYTVWRAKPEKWQGDYGDAGSVLSVSDDGVEIACGSGTILLTEIEGFRNEDFPYAVGENIGLFRLSF, encoded by the coding sequence GTGACGGACATAACTCTTTTCACGGCGAACGTGACCGGAATGATGCTTCTTGAAGACCTGCGGGCGGCGGGGATATTCCCCCGTGTGGTGACCTATGCCAAAGGGTTCCAGCGTACAGGGCTTGCCTGCGATTTCAGCAGATTTGAAAGGGATTTTATAATAACCTACCTCAGCACAAACAATTATGATGAATGCAGGGACGTTCTCGGCGAGACGGGACTGCCTGTCTGCGTTGATTTCACAAAGGATTTTTTCGAGACGGCAGACTTTCCAGTTGTCTATGCCCACCCTTCACTTCTGCCGCTCTACAGAGGCTACAGCGCCGTTACAGAGCAGTTTGAGCGTGGTGCGGCCATAGGCGGAGCTACCTTTTATATACGCAGCGAGCGGGTGGACGGCGGCGACATCATTTATCAAACGCCGTTACGCATCGACTTCGAAGACTATCCGGAAGACTATCTGGCAAAGTACGCCATAGCCTGCGCGGATTTCATAAAGGAACTTACCGGAAAACCTCTGGACGCTTTCGATAAAAGACCTCAGGACGAAGCGGCGGCGGTCTATCTGCAAAGAAAGCGCACTAGGGATGCACTAATAGACTTCAACAGGGACGCATTCAGTCTCTATAACCATATCAGGGCATACAGCAAACCCTATTTCGGGGCATATTTCCTCTGCAAAGGCGAAAAATATACTGTCTGGCGAGCAAAACCCGAGAAATGGCAGGGGGATTACGGCGATGCGGGCAGTGTTCTGTCCGTTTCAGATGACGGTGTGGAGATAGCCTGCGGCAGCGGAACCATACTGCTCACAGAGATAGAAGGCTTCCGCAACGAGGATTTTCCATATGCCGTCGGAGAGAATATCGGGCTATTCAGATTGTCATTCTGA
- the larA gene encoding nickel-dependent lactate racemase — MRDLNGQCQRSEDNFRIPCGNSHIDVFLGKPAAVVKPEKRMFPMTDAQIEEVLVSEGVMSPCLYDVIDEAQKILVILPDATRKSGAEKFLPNITAYAKQKGKTLNFIIAVGTHRQPTEAELRKIMTSEIYEEYSGNILRHDSENYADMDFYGITKRKTTVLLNKAYREHDTIITIGSVSYHYFAGYGGGRKLIFPGIGGHKAITANHKLAIDPVKKQRHEYAVTGNLKNNPVHDDLVESVMIARAGHNFYAVNTILTEEGEIADMVCGDLFLSHLEACSRLDSYCLYEPEKKFDLLLVSAGGYPKDINMIQSQKYLDRVLPLVSEGGRIVFFAQCPDGYGNKFFEDFFDVKLSSDMLNGLIHDYKINRQTAFNLKSNLERYEVFLYSDFSEYDCERMGFKKLADLSAIRRLADSSDNIGFVPYPADLFVK; from the coding sequence ATGAGGGATTTAAACGGACAATGTCAAAGATCGGAGGATAATTTCCGCATCCCCTGCGGAAACTCTCATATAGATGTCTTCCTCGGCAAACCTGCCGCCGTCGTTAAACCTGAGAAACGGATGTTTCCCATGACGGATGCCCAGATCGAGGAAGTTCTCGTATCCGAAGGGGTGATGAGCCCCTGCCTTTACGATGTCATCGACGAAGCACAGAAGATTCTGGTGATCCTTCCGGATGCCACCCGCAAGTCCGGTGCGGAGAAATTCCTGCCCAATATCACTGCGTACGCAAAACAGAAGGGCAAAACCCTTAATTTCATAATCGCTGTGGGAACCCACAGACAGCCCACTGAGGCTGAACTCAGAAAGATAATGACCTCTGAGATATACGAAGAGTATTCAGGCAATATCCTTCGCCACGACAGCGAAAATTATGCCGACATGGACTTTTACGGCATAACCAAGCGCAAGACCACCGTGCTTCTGAACAAGGCATACAGGGAGCACGACACAATAATAACCATCGGTTCCGTCAGCTATCACTATTTCGCAGGCTACGGCGGCGGAAGAAAGCTCATTTTTCCGGGGATAGGCGGTCACAAGGCAATAACGGCCAACCATAAGCTGGCCATTGATCCGGTAAAAAAGCAGAGACACGAATATGCCGTCACAGGCAATCTGAAAAACAATCCCGTCCACGATGATCTGGTGGAATCTGTTATGATAGCCAGAGCCGGACATAACTTTTATGCGGTGAACACCATCCTGACAGAGGAGGGGGAAATTGCGGACATGGTCTGCGGCGACCTTTTCCTTTCACATCTGGAGGCGTGCAGCAGACTGGATTCCTACTGCCTTTATGAACCTGAGAAAAAATTTGATCTGCTTCTGGTGAGCGCAGGCGGCTACCCGAAAGATATCAATATGATACAGTCACAAAAATATCTGGACAGGGTTCTTCCGCTGGTTTCGGAGGGCGGACGGATTGTCTTTTTCGCCCAGTGTCCGGACGGATACGGCAACAAGTTTTTTGAGGACTTTTTCGATGTTAAGCTCAGCTCGGATATGCTGAACGGGCTGATACACGACTATAAGATAAACCGCCAGACGGCTTTCAACCTGAAATCGAATCTGGAACGCTACGAAGTGTTTCTGTATTCGGATTTTTCTGAATATGACTGCGAGAGGATGGGCTTTAAAAAGCTCGCCGACCTCTCCGCAATCCGCAGACTTGCCGACAGCTCGGACAACATCGGCTTTGTTCCCTATCCCGCCGACCTGTTCGTTAAATAA
- the moaA gene encoding GTP 3',8-cyclase MoaA, translated as MSTPDIKDKFGREIRYLRISITDRCNFRCKYCMPIHDFNVIPHPDILSYEEMMLAVEAFVALGVRKVRVTGGEPLVRRGVDIFLEKVGKLPGIEEVTLTTNGSLLKKHADSIKAAGIKRINVSLDSLKEERYSSITGGFGMAQILAGIKYAKSIGLGVKTNTVAIRNFNHDEILDFCEFAVENDINVRFIEFMPVGNFEEWKDTGTITGKEILDIIGTKYTYEQIQKEKLSGPAVNYRLSNGAKIGIITPISNHFCSDCDKLRITADGKLRPCLLSDAEIDLLPVIRSGNKEAVIQEIIKGLNLKEKEHHLLSEKRDEGFKRTMSKIGG; from the coding sequence ATGTCTACGCCTGATATAAAAGATAAATTCGGCAGGGAGATAAGATATCTGCGGATATCCATCACCGACAGGTGCAACTTCCGCTGCAAATACTGCATGCCGATACACGATTTTAATGTTATTCCCCATCCCGACATCCTGTCTTATGAAGAGATGATGCTTGCGGTGGAGGCTTTTGTTGCTCTGGGTGTCCGCAAGGTGCGGGTGACCGGAGGCGAACCGCTGGTGAGGCGGGGAGTCGATATTTTTCTGGAAAAGGTGGGCAAACTCCCCGGCATCGAAGAGGTTACCCTCACCACAAACGGCTCTCTGCTGAAGAAGCATGCCGACAGCATCAAAGCCGCCGGGATAAAACGTATAAACGTCAGTCTGGATTCGCTGAAAGAGGAGCGTTACTCCTCCATCACAGGCGGATTCGGCATGGCGCAGATCCTGGCCGGCATCAAATATGCGAAAAGCATAGGGCTTGGTGTTAAGACCAACACGGTGGCCATCCGCAACTTTAACCATGATGAGATTCTGGACTTCTGCGAGTTCGCAGTTGAAAACGACATAAACGTCCGCTTCATCGAGTTCATGCCCGTGGGTAACTTTGAGGAGTGGAAGGACACAGGAACCATCACCGGAAAAGAGATTCTGGATATTATCGGAACCAAATATACATACGAGCAGATACAAAAAGAGAAACTTTCAGGTCCTGCTGTTAACTACAGACTGTCAAACGGCGCAAAGATAGGCATCATAACGCCCATCTCGAACCACTTTTGCTCCGACTGCGACAAACTGCGCATCACAGCGGACGGAAAACTCCGCCCCTGCCTGCTTTCTGATGCCGAGATAGACCTTCTTCCCGTCATCCGCAGCGGAAACAAAGAGGCTGTGATTCAGGAGATTATCAAAGGTCTGAACCTGAAAGAGAAGGAGCACCATCTGCTTTCGGAGAAGCGTGATGAGGGATTTAAACGGACAATGTCAAAGATCGGAGGATAA
- the tatC gene encoding twin-arginine translocase subunit TatC, whose amino-acid sequence MPNEKETGVEAKLPLMTHLEELRKRLIRVAIILLLIFCVVYNQSQFFMDFVTAPLIKALPEHATLSMIKLTEGFFVELKLCAMVALFFGMPFVFYELWKFIAPGLYAQEKKYVVSFVVFASLLFVGGAAFAYYGAFPFGFKFFLTYAQGGNITATLSLQEYLDFFVKMVLAFGLVFEMPVFTFFLAKMGFVTSHMMNKYRKYSYLGIFIIAAILTPPDVFSQMMMACPMIILYEVSVRVAKLFGRKRVIKEEDVYA is encoded by the coding sequence ATGCCTAACGAGAAAGAAACAGGTGTTGAAGCCAAACTGCCGCTTATGACCCATCTGGAGGAGCTGAGAAAAAGGCTCATCCGGGTCGCCATTATTCTGCTGTTGATCTTCTGCGTGGTCTATAACCAGAGTCAGTTTTTTATGGATTTTGTCACGGCTCCGCTTATCAAGGCTCTGCCGGAGCATGCAACACTCTCAATGATTAAGCTTACCGAGGGATTCTTCGTTGAGCTTAAACTCTGTGCGATGGTTGCTCTGTTCTTCGGTATGCCGTTCGTTTTTTATGAACTCTGGAAATTCATTGCTCCCGGGCTTTATGCTCAGGAGAAAAAATATGTGGTGTCATTCGTGGTTTTTGCTTCTCTGCTCTTTGTGGGCGGTGCGGCATTCGCATATTACGGTGCTTTCCCCTTCGGTTTCAAATTCTTCCTGACCTATGCGCAGGGCGGCAACATAACTGCCACTCTTTCGCTTCAGGAATATCTTGATTTCTTTGTTAAGATGGTGCTGGCGTTCGGACTGGTTTTCGAAATGCCCGTGTTCACCTTTTTCCTTGCAAAGATGGGATTTGTCACTTCGCATATGATGAATAAATACAGAAAGTACTCTTATCTGGGAATATTTATTATCGCCGCCATTCTGACTCCGCCTGATGTTTTCTCGCAGATGATGATGGCCTGCCCCATGATAATACTGTACGAAGTAAGCGTCAGGGTTGCAAAACTCTTCGGACGCAAAAGGGTTATAAAAGAAGAAGATGTCTACGCCTGA
- a CDS encoding Sec-independent protein translocase subunit TatA/TatB — protein sequence MFGLGFGEIILILAIALVVVGPKKLPEIAKGLGKGYGEFRKYMNEFKDAVNVGIDEVDKPKPTAAQKVYEEHYKDTVKDEPSEVKAQSVTVDAEPVKTQEKKQDA from the coding sequence ATGTTTGGACTTGGATTTGGTGAAATTATATTGATTCTTGCCATCGCTTTAGTGGTGGTCGGTCCTAAAAAATTGCCCGAGATAGCCAAGGGACTGGGCAAGGGTTACGGAGAATTCCGTAAGTATATGAATGAGTTTAAAGACGCTGTAAACGTCGGTATCGACGAGGTGGACAAGCCCAAACCCACCGCAGCTCAGAAAGTTTATGAAGAGCACTACAAGGATACAGTTAAAGACGAACCCTCAGAGGTTAAAGCGCAGTCCGTTACGGTTGATGCCGAACCAGTGAAAACACAGGAGAAGAAGCAGGATGCCTAA
- a CDS encoding JAB domain-containing protein, with protein MKEHYTGHRKRLKDRFAKEPESLYDYEIVELLLGYVIRGRDVKPQAKALIEKAGGISGVAGYGMADVDGLGDEAKLFFSVLKELYARIGYEDMEQEAITIDKPEKAASFLRFRIGYEQKEQFFALFMDVNKKLLGYKNFFKGTIDRLSVYPREIAEEALKKKASFVVVAHNHPSGNLNPSEDDIILTDKLIKALGALDIVMADHIIVSRTGFFSFKKEHVI; from the coding sequence ATGAAAGAGCACTATACCGGACACAGAAAGAGGCTTAAAGACAGGTTTGCAAAAGAGCCTGAATCCCTCTATGATTATGAAATTGTCGAACTCCTTCTGGGATACGTCATCAGGGGAAGGGATGTTAAGCCGCAGGCCAAGGCGCTCATTGAAAAGGCCGGAGGCATAAGCGGCGTTGCCGGATACGGTATGGCAGACGTTGACGGGCTGGGTGATGAGGCGAAACTCTTTTTCTCCGTTCTGAAGGAACTCTATGCCAGAATAGGCTACGAGGATATGGAACAGGAGGCCATCACCATCGACAAGCCGGAAAAAGCGGCGTCTTTCCTCCGTTTCCGAATAGGCTATGAGCAGAAGGAGCAGTTCTTCGCACTGTTCATGGACGTTAACAAAAAACTGCTTGGTTATAAAAACTTTTTCAAAGGCACAATAGACAGGCTTTCGGTCTATCCCAGAGAGATAGCCGAAGAAGCCCTGAAAAAGAAGGCCAGTTTCGTTGTAGTTGCACATAACCATCCCTCGGGCAACCTGAACCCGTCCGAGGATGATATAATACTTACTGACAAGCTCATAAAGGCTCTGGGAGCCCTTGATATTGTTATGGCGGATCATATTATTGTCAGCAGGACCGGATTTTTCAGCTTTAAAAAGGAGCATGTGATATGA
- a CDS encoding complex I NDUFA9 subunit family protein, giving the protein MKKVLITGATGFVGNAVIESLNRHGYVPYALVRRGSEGKLKHPAVELYGDVLKPDTLKKAMHGMDAVIHLVGIIREQPSKWITFENMHTRASENVASAAAECGVKRFIHMSANGTRENAVSMYHITKCRGESAVMTKNLDYTIFRPSLIFGQRDAFINMLADYMKKTPVFSYFGDGSYPMQPVYVRDVADCFVKAIDNSETVGKTFGLCGPEVFTYKQLLQVISRALGKHHILLPVPEIFIKTAIGMFGKAEWFPITKDQFIMLKEGNVCSDDSAFRILGVERHRLEETVRSYLK; this is encoded by the coding sequence ATGAAAAAGGTTCTTATAACGGGTGCAACCGGATTTGTCGGAAATGCGGTCATAGAATCGCTGAACAGACACGGATACGTTCCTTATGCGCTGGTCCGCAGAGGCAGCGAAGGCAAACTGAAACATCCGGCTGTAGAGCTTTACGGCGACGTGCTGAAACCTGACACACTGAAAAAAGCCATGCACGGAATGGACGCCGTCATCCACCTCGTGGGTATAATCCGTGAGCAGCCTTCAAAATGGATAACATTTGAGAATATGCACACCAGGGCATCGGAGAACGTTGCCTCTGCCGCTGCGGAATGCGGAGTAAAAAGGTTCATCCATATGTCGGCGAACGGAACCCGTGAGAATGCCGTCAGCATGTATCACATCACAAAATGCAGGGGCGAATCCGCCGTTATGACAAAAAATCTGGACTATACCATCTTCCGTCCGTCACTCATATTCGGACAGAGGGACGCATTCATAAACATGCTGGCGGATTACATGAAAAAAACTCCGGTCTTCAGCTACTTCGGCGATGGTTCATACCCAATGCAGCCTGTGTATGTGCGGGATGTTGCGGACTGCTTCGTAAAAGCCATCGACAATTCAGAAACCGTCGGCAAAACTTTCGGACTTTGCGGGCCGGAAGTTTTCACATATAAACAGCTTCTTCAGGTGATAAGCAGAGCGCTGGGCAAGCACCATATCCTGCTCCCTGTTCCTGAAATTTTCATAAAAACGGCCATAGGCATGTTCGGAAAGGCCGAATGGTTCCCCATCACAAAAGATCAGTTCATAATGCTGAAAGAGGGGAACGTCTGCTCCGACGACAGCGCATTCAGAATTCTGGGGGTCGAAAGACACAGGCTGGAAGAGACTGTGCGCAGCTATCTGAAATAA
- the ndk gene encoding nucleoside-diphosphate kinase, producing the protein MERTFAIIKPDATAKGFAGAIISRIEKEGFKIVGLKKMHMTKAEAEGFYAVHAARPFFNDLTNFMCSAPCIVMVLEKDGAIKAWRDLMGSTNPKDAAEGTLRKEFGESIDNNATHGSDAPETAAQEIAYFFSQLELV; encoded by the coding sequence ATGGAAAGAACATTCGCAATCATCAAACCCGATGCAACTGCAAAAGGCTTTGCCGGAGCAATCATCAGCAGAATTGAAAAAGAGGGCTTCAAAATAGTAGGTCTCAAGAAAATGCACATGACAAAGGCTGAGGCTGAAGGCTTCTACGCTGTTCATGCCGCACGTCCCTTCTTCAACGACCTGACAAACTTTATGTGCAGCGCCCCCTGCATCGTTATGGTTCTTGAGAAAGACGGCGCTATCAAAGCATGGCGTGACCTTATGGGATCTACAAACCCCAAAGACGCCGCTGAAGGCACACTGAGAAAAGAGTTCGGCGAAAGCATCGACAACAACGCAACTCACGGCTCAGACGCTCCCGAAACAGCTGCACAGGAGATAGCTTACTTCTTCTCTCAGCTTGAACTTGTTTAA
- the thrC gene encoding threonine synthase, with protein MKYISTRGKTAPVGFKDAVMMGLAEDGGLLLPESIPALTKDELAAMAKMTYPELAYAVLSKFADDIPENDLKELINKSYASFETPEVAPVVKKGEVFIQELFHGPTFAFKDVALQLLGNLFEYILKERNEKLNIIGATSGDTGSAAIYGVRGKDNINIFILHPEGRVSRVQKMQMTSVTDDNVFNIAVNGTFDDCQDIVKEIFADVEFKKQNKLGAVNSINWARVLAQVVYYFYGYFRAVEKGAEKVRFVVPTGNFGNIFAGYFATRMGLKIDKLILATNENNILSRFINSGDYSIKEVVITHSPSMDIQIASNFERFLYYLYNENSSKVVEKMAELKSTGKITFTDKEIEDTQKLFGTFSTSNMLTETVIQYFYNTFKYILDPHTACGVAAALEFHDANYVCLSTAHPAKFPEVAKKAAGVSPVVPAGISKLENLEKKCILMDCDTAKVKKYLADNI; from the coding sequence ATGAAATATATCAGCACAAGAGGAAAAACTGCACCGGTCGGTTTCAAGGATGCCGTGATGATGGGTCTGGCGGAGGACGGAGGGCTTCTGCTCCCCGAATCCATCCCTGCCCTGACAAAAGACGAACTGGCGGCGATGGCAAAAATGACGTACCCCGAACTTGCCTATGCCGTGCTCAGCAAATTTGCTGACGACATCCCTGAAAATGACCTTAAAGAGCTGATAAACAAAAGCTATGCCTCGTTTGAAACTCCGGAGGTGGCTCCCGTTGTCAAAAAGGGCGAAGTCTTCATTCAGGAGCTGTTCCACGGCCCCACTTTCGCCTTTAAAGACGTTGCACTTCAGCTTCTCGGCAATCTTTTCGAGTACATTCTGAAAGAGCGCAACGAAAAGCTGAACATCATCGGCGCAACCAGCGGCGACACAGGATCTGCGGCTATCTACGGCGTACGTGGAAAAGACAATATAAATATTTTCATCCTCCATCCCGAAGGCAGGGTCAGCCGTGTGCAGAAGATGCAGATGACCTCCGTCACCGACGACAACGTTTTCAACATCGCAGTGAACGGCACTTTCGACGACTGTCAGGACATAGTTAAAGAGATTTTCGCCGACGTTGAGTTCAAAAAGCAGAACAAGCTCGGCGCAGTGAACTCCATCAACTGGGCAAGGGTTCTGGCGCAGGTGGTCTACTACTTTTACGGATACTTCCGTGCGGTGGAGAAAGGTGCGGAAAAAGTCCGCTTCGTTGTGCCCACAGGAAACTTCGGCAACATCTTCGCAGGCTATTTCGCAACCAGAATGGGACTTAAAATAGACAAGCTCATCCTCGCCACCAACGAGAACAACATCCTGTCACGCTTCATAAACAGCGGCGACTACAGCATAAAAGAGGTTGTGATAACACACAGCCCCAGCATGGACATCCAGATAGCATCCAACTTCGAAAGGTTTTTATATTACCTTTATAATGAGAACAGCTCCAAAGTTGTCGAAAAGATGGCCGAGCTGAAATCCACAGGTAAAATAACTTTCACAGACAAAGAGATAGAGGACACCCAGAAACTGTTCGGAACGTTCAGCACGTCCAACATGCTCACTGAAACCGTAATTCAGTATTTCTACAACACATTCAAATATATCCTCGACCCCCACACTGCGTGCGGCGTTGCGGCAGCGCTTGAGTTTCATGATGCGAACTACGTCTGCCTGTCCACAGCACATCCGGCAAAGTTCCCTGAGGTGGCAAAGAAGGCGGCAGGAGTTTCACCTGTAGTACCTGCCGGAATATCGAAGCTGGAGAATCTGGAGAAAAAGTGCATCCTGATGGACTGCGACACCGCAAAGGTAAAAAAGTATCTTGCAGACAACATCTAA
- the queA gene encoding tRNA preQ1(34) S-adenosylmethionine ribosyltransferase-isomerase QueA — protein sequence MQTTSKTPVSAYDFHLPEELIAQSPAADRGTSRLLRITRSDGGIKDGTFTDIVGLIDDSCFLVVNSTRVMKARLYGRKPTGGMVEILVLEKLEDNFCLCLTKGNVKTGTILNFPDASAVIEQMREDGTRLIRFSEEPSDVMNRHGHIPLPPYIRREDTQDDASRYQTVYSADEASVAAPTAGLHFTQEILDRLKAKGVQILELSLNIGIGTFRPVKADYLEDHDMHTEKYFISADTAAEINRLKAGGKKLVAVGTTAVRALESASAGGQVRAGYGETDLFIKPGYSFRVIDRLITNFHLPKSTLLVLVTMFAGYDLTMQAYAHAVENGYRFFSYGDAMFIE from the coding sequence TTGCAGACAACATCTAAGACTCCGGTCTCCGCATACGACTTTCATCTGCCAGAAGAGCTGATAGCTCAGTCTCCGGCGGCGGACAGAGGAACATCCAGACTTCTGCGCATTACCCGGTCGGATGGCGGCATAAAAGACGGCACGTTCACGGATATTGTTGGTCTGATAGATGATTCCTGCTTTCTGGTGGTCAACTCCACCAGAGTTATGAAGGCTCGTCTTTATGGCCGGAAGCCCACGGGCGGCATGGTTGAGATTCTTGTTCTGGAGAAACTTGAGGACAATTTCTGTCTCTGCCTGACAAAAGGCAATGTAAAAACCGGAACAATACTGAATTTTCCTGACGCTTCGGCTGTCATTGAACAGATGCGGGAGGACGGAACACGTCTCATCCGTTTCAGCGAAGAGCCGTCGGATGTTATGAACCGCCACGGTCACATCCCCCTGCCACCCTATATCCGCAGGGAGGACACTCAGGACGACGCATCCAGATATCAGACTGTATACTCGGCCGACGAGGCATCGGTTGCGGCTCCCACAGCGGGACTGCACTTCACTCAGGAGATTCTGGACAGGCTGAAAGCCAAAGGGGTTCAGATTCTTGAGCTGTCGCTGAACATAGGCATAGGGACTTTCAGACCCGTCAAGGCGGACTATCTGGAAGACCACGACATGCACACCGAGAAGTATTTCATATCGGCGGACACCGCCGCAGAGATAAACAGACTGAAAGCCGGAGGCAAAAAGCTGGTTGCCGTGGGAACCACCGCAGTAAGAGCTTTGGAATCGGCATCAGCGGGCGGACAGGTCAGAGCCGGATACGGCGAGACCGACCTTTTTATAAAGCCAGGCTACAGTTTCAGGGTGATCGACAGGCTGATAACCAACTTTCACCTGCCGAAATCCACACTTCTGGTGCTGGTGACCATGTTTGCCGGCTACGACCTTACCATGCAGGCTTACGCACACGCCGTTGAGAACGGATACCGCTTCTTCTCCTACGGCGATGCGATGTTTATTGAATAG